A window of Spirochaetota bacterium contains these coding sequences:
- a CDS encoding DUF4258 domain-containing protein yields MKYQLTKHAQHVLQEREIPIEFMESVLQNPQLSIPDENDPELEHLLAKIPKFGGRVLRIIVNKKVDPVRIVTVYYDRKMRDKL; encoded by the coding sequence ATGAAATATCAATTAACAAAGCATGCTCAACATGTCTTACAAGAACGTGAAATTCCCATTGAATTTATGGAAAGTGTCCTTCAAAATCCTCAATTATCGATTCCTGATGAAAATGACCCCGAGTTAGAACATTTACTTGCAAAAATACCAAAATTTGGAGGACGTGTTCTTAGAATTATTGTAAATAAAAAAGTTGACCCTGTTAGAATAGTTACAGTATATTATGATAGGAAAATGAGGGACAAGCTATGA
- a CDS encoding site-specific DNA-methyltransferase: MAKKDYTNWDRNDLIKEIEQLRKRKKYGLVWEDKPENVVEQCKTELPVLEEVKSKEIITDPEKPINLLIEGDNYHALSVLNYTHKGKIDVIYIDPPYNTGAKDWKYNNDYVDNNDMFRHSKWISMMNNRLKLAKKLLKRDGVLICAIDDNEQAHLGVLLEELFHGFEIHCITIIHNPGGVQGKNFSYNHEYAYFIFPKGFKKIGLQNREDNPDTRPLRDVSTGDHLRTAAKNCFYPIYVKNDKIIGFGEVCKDDFHPESANILRKDGVLEIYPIDPSGNERKWVFARQSVESIKDELTIEYNKRRKIYDVIRKKTRFNYKTVWDNKLYNANLFGTQLLSKIISTKFPFPKSLFAVKECISATIHKNNSIILDYFAGSGTTAHAVLDLNKEDGGNRKFILCTNNELNGEEKELREKGLTEKEIQSHGICQAVTYPRVKKVIEGYADVDGVSANLKYYKTAFVPADLTDKNKIALTEKATEMLCVKEDTFEEVKSTKQYKIFRNKKRYTGIVFDHQAIDDFKKEIAKIDGKFSLYIFSLGDDTFDEEFEDMKKKVKLSPIPEAILRVYRRIFK, translated from the coding sequence ATGGCTAAAAAAGATTATACAAATTGGGATAGAAACGACTTAATCAAAGAAATTGAACAACTTCGTAAACGTAAAAAGTATGGTCTTGTTTGGGAAGATAAACCGGAAAATGTTGTTGAGCAATGCAAAACTGAATTACCGGTTTTGGAAGAAGTGAAAAGTAAAGAGATAATCACCGACCCCGAAAAGCCAATAAATTTATTAATTGAGGGTGACAATTATCATGCCCTTTCGGTTTTGAATTACACGCACAAGGGTAAAATTGATGTGATTTATATTGATCCGCCGTACAACACGGGAGCAAAAGATTGGAAATATAATAATGACTATGTAGATAACAACGATATGTTTCGTCATAGCAAGTGGATTTCTATGATGAATAATCGTCTTAAACTTGCTAAGAAATTATTAAAAAGAGATGGGGTTCTAATTTGTGCAATTGATGATAATGAACAAGCACATCTTGGGGTATTACTTGAAGAATTGTTTCATGGCTTTGAAATACATTGCATTACTATTATTCATAATCCTGGTGGAGTTCAAGGAAAAAATTTTTCTTACAATCATGAATATGCGTATTTTATTTTTCCGAAAGGGTTTAAAAAAATTGGTTTGCAAAATCGTGAAGATAATCCTGACACGAGACCATTACGAGATGTTTCAACTGGTGATCATTTAAGAACTGCTGCAAAAAATTGTTTTTATCCAATATATGTTAAAAATGACAAAATAATTGGTTTTGGTGAAGTGTGCAAAGACGATTTTCATCCAGAATCTGCCAATATATTAAGAAAGGATGGAGTCCTTGAAATTTATCCTATTGATCCGTCCGGAAACGAAAGAAAGTGGGTATTTGCGAGACAATCGGTTGAAAGCATAAAAGATGAACTAACTATTGAGTACAATAAAAGAAGAAAAATATACGATGTTATAAGAAAAAAAACACGATTCAATTACAAAACTGTTTGGGATAATAAACTTTACAATGCAAATCTTTTTGGCACACAACTTTTATCAAAGATAATTTCAACAAAGTTTCCTTTCCCAAAATCTCTTTTTGCAGTCAAAGAGTGTATAAGTGCAACAATTCATAAGAACAACTCAATTATTTTAGATTATTTTGCGGGATCAGGTACAACTGCTCATGCGGTTTTAGATTTAAATAAAGAAGATGGGGGAAATAGAAAGTTTATTCTTTGCACTAATAATGAATTAAATGGCGAAGAAAAAGAACTCAGAGAAAAGGGATTAACAGAAAAAGAAATACAATCCCACGGAATTTGCCAAGCAGTTACTTATCCTAGGGTTAAAAAAGTTATTGAAGGCTACGCAGATGTTGACGGTGTTTCCGCAAATCTAAAATATTATAAAACTGCCTTTGTGCCAGCCGACCTAACAGACAAAAACAAAATCGCCCTAACCGAAAAAGCAACAGAAATGCTTTGTGTAAAAGAAGATACTTTTGAAGAAGTAAAATCAACAAAGCAATACAAGATTTTCCGAAACAAGAAGCGATATACTGGAATTGTTTTTGATCATCAAGCGATAGATGATTTTAAAAAGGAAATCGCTAAAATTGACGGCAAATTTAGTCTTTATATTTTCTCGCTCGGAGATGATACTTTTGACGAGGAGTTTGAAGATATGAAGAAAAAAGTGAAATTATCACCAATACCGGAAGCGATACTCCGCGTTTATCGCAGAATATTTAAATAA
- a CDS encoding DEAD/DEAH box helicase family protein has product MQLKDYQNTAIKKLLTRSKELLAQSGEKKVIFKAPTGSGKTIMTAEFLKQLIDDKEIKTPLSFIWTAPRKLHTQSKEKLEKYYEDTRALECSDFEDLTDKQIGENEILFLNWESINKKDKNTIVKENEKEFYLGKIVENTKEEGREIVLIIDESHHHATSDISQNLISDIAPRLTIEVSATPIISNPDEIVSVPLEEVKLEGMIKKSVVLNPNFKNVLSGDSLKTNLADGTDAMVLEEALKKREGIAKAYKEAGIDINPLLLIQLPDRKTQAEDQVKNDVMRILKDKYGMTTENGRLAIYLSEEKENLENIAKNNHETEVLIFKQAIALGWDCPRAQVLVLFRDWKSLTFSVQTIGRIMRMPEPDAGHYKQEILNHGFVFTNLADIEIKEDIARSYVTIYTSQRIENYKPIKLESVYRLRQREKTRLSPKFINIFLDEAKKYDLEKKIETKGQKLELSLISDYEAEGVDKLANAEIKGEAKINTENEADLQKLYDFFIKNNLSPFYPEDRSIGRLKEAIYYFFRMHFGMEYTDRFAEIINIVLSPKNSQHFVNVIDSTKEKYIAETQKREAELQKSEDWELPEMLNFGGNFTELKTELSAMKPFYYDNKWKTEEAFIKFIEKSEQIDWWFKNGDRDTTFFAVPYIENGEQKPFYVDFIVKFKDGKTGLFDTKSGNTIKDAREKSDGLQEYIKKHKNISGGIVANTNSKDFSGRWMCYKGQGTELNPDDFSNWELLEI; this is encoded by the coding sequence ATGCAACTAAAAGATTATCAAAATACGGCTATAAAAAAACTTCTCACCAGAAGCAAGGAATTGCTGGCTCAAAGTGGCGAGAAGAAAGTTATTTTCAAAGCTCCGACTGGATCAGGTAAAACCATAATGACGGCGGAATTTTTGAAGCAACTTATTGACGACAAAGAAATTAAAACCCCGCTTTCATTTATTTGGACTGCTCCAAGAAAACTACACACGCAAAGTAAGGAAAAGCTGGAAAAATATTATGAAGATACAAGGGCTTTGGAGTGTTCCGACTTTGAAGATTTGACCGACAAGCAGATTGGCGAAAATGAAATTTTGTTTTTGAACTGGGAAAGTATAAACAAAAAAGACAAAAACACGATTGTAAAAGAAAATGAAAAAGAGTTTTATCTCGGCAAGATTGTTGAGAATACAAAGGAAGAAGGACGAGAAATCGTTTTAATTATTGATGAAAGCCACCACCATGCGACAAGCGATATTTCACAAAATTTAATTTCCGACATTGCTCCACGACTGACAATTGAAGTTTCGGCTACTCCTATCATTTCAAATCCCGATGAGATTGTTTCTGTTCCTTTGGAAGAAGTAAAGCTGGAAGGGATGATCAAAAAATCAGTTGTCTTGAATCCAAACTTTAAAAATGTTTTATCTGGCGACAGTTTAAAAACCAATCTGGCTGACGGAACAGATGCGATGGTATTGGAAGAAGCACTCAAGAAACGAGAAGGAATTGCCAAAGCCTACAAAGAAGCTGGAATTGATATAAACCCGCTTTTACTTATTCAATTACCAGACCGAAAAACACAAGCGGAAGATCAAGTTAAAAATGATGTTATGCGTATTTTGAAAGATAAATACGGAATGACGACAGAAAACGGAAGATTGGCGATTTACTTATCAGAAGAAAAGGAAAATCTTGAAAATATTGCAAAAAACAATCACGAAACCGAAGTTTTGATTTTCAAACAAGCAATCGCCTTGGGCTGGGATTGCCCTCGCGCTCAAGTGTTAGTGCTTTTCAGGGATTGGAAAAGTCTCACATTTTCGGTCCAAACAATTGGGCGAATTATGCGCATGCCCGAACCCGACGCTGGACACTACAAACAAGAAATCCTGAATCATGGTTTTGTGTTTACAAACCTTGCTGATATTGAAATTAAGGAAGACATAGCAAGAAGCTATGTAACGATTTATACCAGTCAAAGAATAGAAAATTACAAACCGATCAAACTCGAATCAGTTTATCGTTTACGCCAAAGAGAAAAAACTCGTTTAAGTCCTAAGTTTATCAATATTTTCTTGGACGAGGCTAAAAAATACGATCTTGAAAAGAAAATTGAAACCAAAGGGCAAAAACTGGAACTGTCTTTAATTTCAGATTATGAAGCAGAAGGAGTTGATAAACTAGCAAATGCAGAAATCAAAGGCGAAGCCAAAATCAACACCGAAAATGAAGCTGATTTACAAAAGCTTTATGACTTTTTTATTAAAAATAATCTTTCTCCATTTTATCCCGAAGATCGCTCGATCGGCAGGTTAAAAGAAGCGATTTACTATTTCTTTAGAATGCATTTCGGTATGGAATACACCGATCGTTTTGCTGAAATAATCAATATCGTTTTAAGCCCGAAAAATAGTCAGCATTTTGTAAATGTCATTGATAGCACCAAAGAAAAATACATTGCCGAAACTCAAAAACGAGAAGCGGAATTGCAAAAATCAGAAGATTGGGAATTGCCTGAAATGTTGAATTTTGGCGGAAACTTCACGGAGCTTAAAACCGAATTATCAGCAATGAAACCGTTTTATTACGACAACAAATGGAAAACCGAAGAAGCATTTATTAAATTTATTGAAAAATCAGAACAGATTGATTGGTGGTTTAAAAATGGCGACCGAGACACTACATTTTTTGCCGTGCCCTACATTGAGAATGGAGAGCAGAAACCTTTTTATGTTGATTTCATTGTGAAATTTAAAGACGGAAAAACTGGTTTGTTTGATACGAAAAGCGGAAACACAATCAAAGACGCACGAGAAAAAAGCGATGGATTGCAAGAGTACATAAAAAAGCACAAAAACATTTCCGGCGGAATTGTGGCAAATACAAATTCCAAAGATTTTTCCGGTCGCTGGATGTGCTACAAGGGACAAGGAACAGAGCTTAATCCCGATGACTTTTCTAACTGGGAATTATTGGAAATATAA
- a CDS encoding AAA family ATPase → MRIKYLTIRNFRGIDKLENLEISNLNTFVGKNDAGKSAILRALACFFDVKKFDTKDVFKGKQDDDITSIEISFEPSVEIDDLALDSKKLITIKKDFVVVNGKAKPTEYYLSNDYTDEKYQNLWNKKEQDLNQIISNLGEEPNKSGRGKKNIIRIEQIKTALTSNDRADAYHELEDFLKNIEKTYEISLPEYSLFDAEQDLNIEATNFQSQFKPIISAYFETTKDKTAEIEKGLKKDLATEFEEIRKYMTKNVSGLKKLNPTTDFDWSKSLKKFDLNLEFEGQNFDVPISHKGTGFKRLLMVAYFEYLANKKNIKNQIFAIEEPETYLHPSAQQDLLNSIIRISEDSQFFLTTHSPVFAGATDGKNSILVTKDEFGISHYSREEQNIIDQIINELGIRPDYNLLKEIKYLIFVEGVDDIHFLKTYAKTVLDKDLENDKILCVIGGGGSLKNYADLNLFKKLKGNNFYSVMVDGDDQSNGKGKWCERIKAKCDEDTADFKKLSKREIENYCHPQAICRKCTDLDITKIAIQDETDVAKHLKEIGLVKNFKNDLNVEVFNEMTKEEWKKTDSNNEIKEFIENIYRRIN, encoded by the coding sequence ATGAGAATTAAATATCTTACAATTCGGAATTTTCGAGGCATAGATAAATTAGAAAATTTAGAAATTTCTAATTTGAATACTTTTGTTGGAAAGAATGATGCTGGAAAATCAGCAATTCTTAGAGCGTTAGCGTGTTTTTTTGATGTGAAGAAATTTGATACAAAAGATGTTTTTAAAGGGAAACAAGATGACGACATAACTTCCATAGAAATATCTTTTGAGCCGTCAGTTGAAATTGATGATCTTGCCTTAGATAGCAAGAAACTAATTACAATCAAAAAAGATTTTGTTGTCGTCAATGGTAAAGCAAAACCTACTGAATATTACCTATCAAATGACTACACTGATGAAAAGTATCAAAACCTTTGGAATAAAAAAGAGCAAGATTTGAATCAAATTATCTCTAATCTTGGAGAAGAACCCAATAAATCAGGGCGAGGCAAGAAAAATATAATCAGAATAGAGCAAATTAAAACAGCACTCACAAGCAATGATAGAGCAGACGCTTACCACGAGCTAGAAGATTTTTTGAAAAATATTGAAAAAACCTACGAAATAAGTTTACCTGAATACTCTCTTTTTGATGCCGAGCAGGATTTGAATATTGAAGCCACAAATTTTCAATCTCAATTTAAACCGATTATTTCAGCATATTTTGAAACAACAAAAGATAAAACCGCAGAAATCGAAAAGGGTCTTAAAAAAGACTTGGCGACTGAGTTTGAAGAAATTAGAAAATACATGACAAAAAATGTTTCTGGGCTTAAAAAACTTAACCCAACAACGGATTTTGATTGGTCCAAATCACTAAAAAAGTTTGACTTAAATTTGGAATTTGAGGGACAAAATTTTGATGTTCCAATTTCACACAAAGGCACAGGCTTTAAAAGACTGTTGATGGTTGCGTATTTTGAATATTTAGCAAACAAGAAAAACATAAAAAATCAAATTTTTGCTATTGAGGAGCCAGAAACATACCTACACCCCTCCGCACAACAAGATCTTTTAAACTCCATTATTAGAATTTCGGAAGATTCACAGTTTTTTCTAACAACGCATTCGCCGGTTTTTGCTGGAGCAACTGACGGGAAAAACTCGATTTTAGTTACAAAAGATGAGTTTGGCATATCTCATTATTCAAGAGAAGAACAAAATATTATTGATCAAATTATAAATGAATTGGGAATAAGACCTGATTATAATCTTTTAAAAGAGATTAAATATTTGATTTTTGTTGAGGGTGTAGATGATATTCACTTTCTAAAAACATACGCAAAAACCGTGCTCGATAAAGATTTGGAAAATGACAAGATACTTTGTGTTATTGGTGGTGGTGGATCATTAAAAAATTATGCTGATCTTAATTTATTTAAGAAGTTAAAAGGCAATAATTTTTATTCCGTCATGGTTGACGGCGATGATCAGTCAAACGGAAAAGGTAAATGGTGCGAAAGAATAAAAGCAAAATGTGATGAAGACACAGCGGATTTTAAAAAATTAAGTAAAAGAGAAATAGAAAATTATTGCCACCCACAAGCAATATGTAGAAAATGCACGGACTTAGATATAACAAAAATCGCTATTCAAGATGAGACTGATGTTGCAAAGCATCTGAAAGAAATTGGATTGGTAAAGAATTTTAAAAATGATTTGAATGTTGAAGTTTTTAATGAAATGACAAAAGAAGAGTGGAAGAAAACGGATTCAAATAATGAAATCAAAGAATTTATAGAAAATATTTATAGGAGAATAAATTAA
- a CDS encoding DUF3784 domain-containing protein produces MDILNIIVGLFMIGIGFLVKSTPSLIAGYNTMSDDKKKNVDIVGLSTYMRNSLIIIGLSIIAGYYLFKWIGFAVIADSMILIVTLIGVLIMVINAQRFDKNKDKTKRAKLTYIILGLVAVFVIGLFTYGYSPSKVDISNNMIKLSGMYGFEMNVSELDNVELSDLIPDIKTRTNGFSSGDVKKGFFNLDKFGKTRLLISSNKSPYVIMTKNNKDKIIVNFKDKSETEKLFKEIRTLIDNK; encoded by the coding sequence ATGGATATATTAAACATTATCGTTGGACTTTTTATGATTGGCATAGGATTTTTAGTTAAATCTACTCCCAGTTTGATAGCAGGATATAATACAATGTCCGATGACAAAAAGAAAAATGTTGATATTGTTGGATTATCAACATATATGCGAAACAGCCTGATAATAATTGGATTGTCAATTATAGCTGGATACTACTTGTTTAAATGGATAGGATTTGCAGTAATTGCAGATTCAATGATTCTAATTGTAACATTAATAGGTGTGTTGATTATGGTAATTAATGCACAGAGATTTGATAAAAACAAGGATAAAACAAAAAGAGCTAAACTAACATACATAATTCTTGGATTAGTAGCTGTGTTTGTGATTGGACTTTTTACATATGGATATTCACCATCAAAAGTTGATATTTCAAACAACATGATTAAATTATCAGGCATGTACGGATTTGAGATGAATGTTTCCGAATTAGATAATGTTGAGCTTTCGGATTTGATACCTGACATTAAAACACGGACAAATGGTTTTAGCTCTGGAGATGTCAAAAAAGGATTCTTTAACCTTGACAAATTTGGTAAAACCCGATTACTGATTAGTTCAAATAAGTCGCCGTACGTGATTATGACTAAGAATAATAAAGACAAGATTATCGTGAATTTTAAGGATAAATCTGAAACTGAAAAATTATTCAAGGAGATTAGAACGCTGATTGACAATAAATAA